aagatatgacatagtgatattttttttaataattagagCGTGTTAAcaagaaaaagtaataaaaCATTTCTTCGAattgaacttttttatttggtttattaataaaaagatatgacatagtgatatttttttttaataattagagCGTGTCAAcaagaaaaagtaataaaaCATTTCTTGTTTGAAAagtattttaaatgtttaatcctaagaattcaaataaaatcacaaattatTGGAGCTTTTAATTTATGGAACTTcaaagttataattattttagtaaaattatgagggtcttttgtttttatttaatttaataaccGCTACTATCCCAATCACttttactaattaaattttttttttaaatgtattgataaatcatattaaagTTCTTTAGAAGTATAGAATTATAGCATATTATAAATTTGGttcataaagaaaaacaaactaatttattgaattaaaatataattgaagGATTAAAATATAACTTTGGTCCAACAATATTTCCCGGCATACGTATAAACCCACAAATCTAATTGCCCTCTCATTCATTGACTTTATCAGACTTGCAAACATCTGACAATTTCCCAAAAAATTAATGCGCAAAAACTATGAAAAAGTCCACGTAGAGCCTCATTTATTTCAACTGCCACCTTGCTCTCTTCTTTCACATGACATGGCTTCCATTAATGATTAATTTGTGCATTTATATAAACCTCACCACCTTCTTCTCAATCATGCAAAGTGAAAaccatacacacacacactactCCATAGAATCCCACATCATCTTTCTCTAGctatctctctctatctctctttcaCAATGGATGAGTTCTTTAGTTCAGATGAATTCATGGTGATGATTGTCCCACTCATAGTTTACTGGGTTTATTCAGGCTTGTATGAGATGCTTGGTTCTTTAGACAACTATAGACTCCATTCCAGAAGAGATGAAGATACCAAGAACTTAGTTTCCAAGCTTGATGTCTTCAAAGGAGTTCTTTTCCAACAAAGTCTTCAAGCTGCCACTACATTCCTCATCTTCAAGGTACacatatatccatatatatatatatacccccatatatatatatatacatacatatatatatctttaaatattaatctaatatatataattaatattcatcatcatcttcttcttcttattctgaTCAGTTAACACATGATCCCAATCAATCTAAAACAACCAGCACAAGTACTACATCATCTTTTCCGACACTGGCTCGGCAAATCTTCGTCGCAATGTTCGTATTGGATGCATGGCAATACATGGTTCACCGGTGCATGCATTCAAACAAGTTCTTGTACAGAAACTTCCACTCATGGCATCACAGGGTTGTTGCACCCTATGCTTTTGCAGCTCAGTACAACCACCCTTTGGATGGATTTCTCACAGAGGCTTTAAGTGGAGCTATGGCCTTCTTCATCTCAGGGATGTCAGCAAGGAcatcaatcttcttcttctcatttacAACCATTAAAGGGATTGATGATCACTGTGGTCTTGTTTTGCCATGGAATCCTTTTCAGTTGTTGTTCAGTAACAACACTGCTTATCATGATGTGCATCACCAGCTTTCTGGAAGCAAGTGTAACTTCTCACAACCTTTCTTTGTTGTGTGGGATAAGGTTTTTGGGACTTATGCTCCTTATAGtattaaaaagagagaaggtGGTGGATATGAAGCAAGGGCCTTAAAGAG
This genomic window from Dioscorea cayenensis subsp. rotundata cultivar TDr96_F1 chromosome 20, TDr96_F1_v2_PseudoChromosome.rev07_lg8_w22 25.fasta, whole genome shotgun sequence contains:
- the LOC120251762 gene encoding sphinganine C4-monooxygenase 2-like; this translates as MDEFFSSDEFMVMIVPLIVYWVYSGLYEMLGSLDNYRLHSRRDEDTKNLVSKLDVFKGVLFQQSLQAATTFLIFKLTHDPNQSKTTSTSTTSSFPTLARQIFVAMFVLDAWQYMVHRCMHSNKFLYRNFHSWHHRVVAPYAFAAQYNHPLDGFLTEALSGAMAFFISGMSARTSIFFFSFTTIKGIDDHCGLVLPWNPFQLLFSNNTAYHDVHHQLSGSKCNFSQPFFVVWDKVFGTYAPYSIKKREGGGYEARALKSCDN